A window of Epinephelus lanceolatus isolate andai-2023 chromosome 3, ASM4190304v1, whole genome shotgun sequence genomic DNA:
AACATGATGGATCATCGAATGCCATTTTGTATATATCTCCAAGATATAATGAATATATGAGCTAAACAGTAAAAGTTCAGGGTGCAATGTTATAAAGAAGTATGTCACAATCGTACTGCAACCAACAGTATATACTTTGTACTTTGTAAGGGCAgctgaagtaaaagtaaaaaggatGAGACTCAGAACACAATGACATGATCTTACGATCTAATAATCTTATCAGGCACACCAAATAATATGGTAGAATGGCTACTGAAATGCACAGCATTATATTTCAATGAGTGTGGCAGCATGAGTTGCAGAAGTAAAATCATGTGATGCTTTATTCTTGTGGCGTGCAAATGAGTTTTATTCAGTAGGTGGCAGtgtcacacattttttttatggtGCTTGAGGTGAGATGATGTGTCAGGGCATCAGCTTTGGCAGAAATTGTAGCCAATGAAAGAACAGGTGAACCCTCAAAACTAACTTTGAAGCACAGAATGTTAAGTAGCAGGAAAGATGGACCCGAGAGAAGACTGATTTAAAATTTCCAAGAAAAGAAGATGAAATGGTCTGACGAGATAATTATATCTAAGTTGGCttcacaatatttatttatttttattttttttacatgcagaTGGAAACACGTAGAAGACAATATATaaaaatgacaacttgacaaaCAGATTTGCATTTAAATCGAAATGATGAAACTGAATATCTACATTGCAGAAAGTTTCAGAGACACTGGATTATTTATTACTATAAAACATACGAGAAATTATACCAATGGCCTACCATAGACCACATAAAGAATGAACACATCATGGCTAAGTAATGGGCTACAATGGATCTATAAACAGAACAGTGTGTTCTGTCTTATACGTCAAGACAGTTTGAGTTAGGCTGAGAATATTTACTCCTCAAATACACGTTTTGCTTGACTGTACTCTGTCTGTTGTGTTGTTTAATTAATCATTTCATCTAATTGTGTGCTGTTCATTTGGTGTTAGCAGACCTTTAACTGTTTTACTGATGGATGTAATGAATTATCTTTACAAATACAGTCACCCAATTCAAAGCATTTCAACATAACAGTGTATTCCTTAAACACCTGAATGCATCGTGTCCAGGAAGCTTACAAAGTCTCTTGTCGGCCCCATCTGCTTGTGCCCAAGTGACTGTTGTAATGCTTCTCATTCAGCTGAAGCTCAGTTCtgttctgcagctgtccagtgaGATGGATGTGTGTTCACCATTAGGGCTGGGAAACTGCAGACGGAGCCTCCTGCTGTCTTACCAGAGAGAGGGCAGCAATAGACAAGCATGgaacacaaacatacagcatATGCATCAGTGCAGTATCAGCCACACCACTTagacttttactttaaatattttGGTAAGACAAGACAGAATGAAGAACAAGAGAAATGCTCTGTTTGGTACTATCCCTCTGCATGTCACATGTTGTCAGATGTAACTTCCCATAAacctttattttctgttgcagCAATCTTCCCTGTTAGTCTTGTAGCACTTCACAAACAAGCATTTCACCAAGTAACACATGGAAAATAAAACAGTcgtaaaaagtttgtttttttattttacattttcctcTTGGAAATTCTTCATCGTAGAACTCTTGTTCTCTTAAAAATCAAGGCTTAAAGCTGTTCTGTTTGCCACTCCTTTTTATTAGAATAAATGTGAGAGCATTTCATAATATCTGGCTCTTCACTGTAGCCGCACTATAACATTAATGctacatgtttttctttttcattaaacattaaaatcatCCTCTTGTCCATGATTGGcagtggctcaggaggtagagtgggtcatccactaatcagcAGGGCGATAGTTCAATTCCTGGCTCATATtgttgggcaagatactgaacccaaaaTTGCTCCTCAGTGTGCAACTGTGTATGAATGTTTGAAAAACTGAGTAGTTGTAGACTACGACTCGTAGTCATCCTTAGTGCAATATCCTTAGTGCAATATTTTCTCTATTTCTTTTCACATGTTACATGTCAGATGTGACCTCCCATAAgcctttattttctgttgaaaCAATCTTCACAGTTACTTTTGTCGCACTTCACACACTTAATAAATGTCACCAAGCTTTAACTGAGAAAGTCAcgcatgggaaaaaaaatcatcagcagGTCATAAAATAATCTGTGTGATGACATAATGTGCAAAGCAATTTCTAGATGTGGAAAGATCAattttcaaatcaaacattcagcctgtttgtttgtgtgtgcgtgtgtgtgtgtgtgagtgagtgtgtgtctgtgtgatatTCTCAGTCTCTACTCCCACCTGgtgataacattttttttgcaccaTTCCAGCTCCAGTGGAAGTGGTGGTCCATACAGAGGATTCAGAGAACATGGTTCTCAAAAGAACatagacgtgtgtgtgtgtgtacgtgtgtgtgtgtgtgtgtgtgtgtgtacgtgtgtgtgtgtgtgtgtatgtggtcaGACTAGCGATGATGAGCATGACAATTCAACAGGGTGCACTTCTATCTGAATGTTTTCTGAGTAGCGATGGGCAGATGACTGAACAATTATTTTTGTGTGACTCTTGCTTGATATTATTGTTAACTCAGGGTTTATTATTGGAGAAGCAGTGCACAGTCTTAACTGACATCACAGTGTCCCTACAGAAGTTTATATAGTCTGTTAGAATATCCACTCTACTGTCCATGTTGTCCCGTGACTCCAGTAGTATAGTCCAGTCTGTACATTCAAAACAGTCCCTGAGAGACTCACTGGTCTCTGGGGACCACTTCCTGAGTGAGCGGGTGGTAACAGGCAACTTTAATACACAGGGTTTGTATGTGGGCTGGAGAGAGACTAGATTATGATCTGATCTGCCAAGAGGTGACAAGGCAGAGGCATTGTAGGCATCCTTGGCATTTCCATAAATCAAATCTAGTGTCTTATCCTCCCTGGTGGGACAGTCCACATACTGAACAAACCCAGTCAGATAGGAGGAGAGAGTAGTGTTGTTAAACTCCCCTGTTATTGCAATGAATGCACTCGGATGCTGGGTCTGAATCCTAGCAACAGTTTCATAAATTACGTCACACTCCACTGCAGTTGCTCCCCGCGGTGGAATGTAAATAATAATGGCGACAACATGTGAAAAATGCCGTGGTACATAATACGGTCTAAGACCGACTGCCAACAGTTCAATATCCTGACAGCAGATCTTGTCCTTCACAGTGATATGTCCAGGATGACACCATTTATTGTTCACATGCAGGATCAGTCCCCCACTCATGTTTTTGCCACTCGCCTTTGCGTCCCCTGTCCACTTGCACAGTAGAGAAGCCAGAGAAGGGACATGGACTATGGGACATATAATCAAGCCCTGCAGAGCAGCCACCAAACTGAAGTCAAACCTCCAGCACTCTAATGCATCATAGACCCAAGAGAAAGGACAGAATGAGCCATGGATGGGGCTGTCACATCCAAACTGTAAAcccaaacaaaaatgtgcagTGATGGCCAATTGGCTGCAGCCTCCTCTGGTTCCCGGAAGCAAATGGAGGGAGACAAAAACTCAAGAGCTCAATAGTGATAGAGCTAAACACACTGACAAGATGCTTACGAGTTTGATCATTGTTGAAGATATCCCGTGCATCACAGCACACGACAACGTCGGGGCAGTTTTTCTTAACGAGACGTGCTGTGGGCTGCCCTCGTCAGTCTCCATGACCGGGAGAGTGCTGGACTACCGAATCGGAACCGGGTCACCAATAGGTAACATTAAATCCAAACATCAAACACCAGAAACTATTGTCATATGTTGTGAAGAGAGTAAATGAATGTGGAATTTCTGTTTGCAGGTCTTTTAGATATGCTGCATATCATCAGTTTACGTGGTGGATGCATGGCTGTAAACTTACATCAGTTCCCTTGTTGCCTTTCGACTGGAAATTACATCCGAATGCAGCGCAATGTGACATTTTCTCTGGTGATAGCATCAGGTATCAGCAGCCAGCAGGTAAACAACTCACTCCCTCAAAAAGAACAACCATTCTACATCATCACCCCAGCATGCATTGCACGAGTAAAATAATGGCGGCCTCCTATGGTAAAAATACGTTGTAAACATTTAAGAATTTTAAAGCAATGACAACATTTCATGTCTTTCTAACAACATATTTTAGTACAATAGAAAAATTATGGCTTTTTGAGGCCTACATGTCTAACTAGTCGGGGTTCCTTTTAACACAGGAGCACCCCAGGGCTGCGTTTTGAGAACCTTATAGTGGGTCCTTGGTAGTGCTTAAGTCTGTTCCTGAGTGTTTAGAAGGATGGTATCAAATACTTCACTTGTACAGTGGAGATTtagttacatacagtacaggccaaaagtttggacacaccttctcattcaatgcgttttctttattttcatgactatttacattgtagattctcactgaaggcatcaaaactatgaatgaacacatgtggagttatgtacttaacaaaaaaaggtgaaataactgaaaacatgttttatattctagtttcttcaaaatagccaccctttgctctgattactgctttgcacactcttggcattctctccatgagcttcaagaggtagtcacctgaaatggttttccaacagtcttgaaggagttcccagaggtgtttagcacttgttggcccctttgccttcactctgcggtccagctcaccccaaaccatctcgattgggttcaggtccggtgactgtggaggccaggtcatctgccgcagcactccatcactctccttcttggtcaaatagcccttacacagcctggaggtgtgtttggggtcattgtcctgctgaaaaataaatgatcgtccaactaaacgcaaaccggatgggatggcatgtcactgcaggatgctgtggtagccatgctggttcagtgtgccttcaattttgaataaatccccaacagtgtcaccaggaaaacacccccacaccatcacacctcctcctccatgcttcacagtgggaaccaggcatgtggaatccatccgttcaccttttctgcgtctcacaaagacacggcggttggaaccaaagatctcaaatttggactcatcagaccaaagcacagatttccactggtctaatgtccattccttgtgtttcttggcccaaacaaatctcttctgcttgttgcctctccttagcagtggtttcctagcagctatttgaccatgaaggcctgattggcgcagtctcctcttaacagttgttctagagatgggtctgctgctagaactctgtgtggcattcatctggtctctgatctgagctgctgttaacttgcgatttctgaggctggtgactcggatgaacttatcctcagaagcagaggtgactcttggtcttcctttcctgggtcggtcctcatgtgtgccagtttcgttgtagcgcttgatggtttttgcgactccacttggggacacatttaaagtttttgcaattttccggactgactgaccttcatttcttaaagtaatgatggccactcgtttttctttagttagctgattggttcttgccataatatgaattttaacagttgtccaatagggctgtcggctgtgtattaacctgacttctgcacaacacaactgatggtcccaaccccattgataaagcaagaaattccactaattaaccctgataaggcacacctgtgaagtggaaaccatttcaggtgactacctcttgaagctcatggagagaatgccaagagtgtgcaaagcagtaatcagagcaaagggtggctattttgaagaaactagaatataaaacatgttttcagttatttcacctttttttgttaagtacataactccacatgtgttcattcatagttttgatgccttcagtgagaatctacaatgtaaatagtcatgaaaataaaaaaaacacattgaatgagaaggtgtgtccaaacttttggcctgtactgtacatagttGCTAAGTCTGCAGCTTATGGTCTCAGCTAGTGTGGTATATTGTAGTGTTTGATTTAATCCTCATTTATTGTCATTACAGATTGTTGATGCTGGCTGTCCTGCTGGAAAGTAACAGTACAAATGAGCAGAACTTGAGCCCACCttcacttctttttgaaaaccaTTCATCAAAAGTATTACAATGTCCAAAGGTGACCGTCAAGATTTTTATTATGATGATGTGATATTTGTATTATTCCAATTtctattcaaaataaaaatgaacttaCTTGACCTGACATTTGGCCGTTTTTCATTACATAAGAGTATTGATATGTTTATTATTTGAAAACGTGCGCAATTCTGATATGTGTGAAGTCCTAAGGCAAAAGTCCTAAGTCCTTATGCAATGCTTAACATTTGTCAACACTGAATCATTGTTTCATCTTCAGTGAAAATAGAATGTGCACAAATGATAACACTGCCACCATTTTacaatttttatatatatatatattttagtgtCAAACCATAACGAACAGTCAAAAAAAATGGAACATGAAGTTGCTTGGAGGGAACTAGGGGGTTCAGTGTGAACACTGAGTGACAGTAAGACAGGCAAGGCAGTGACACAGTGACCAGGAGAGTGAGCTTAGCGGCCAGGAACAAAACCAGTGTATTGCCCATGAGGATCAGGGAAGCGGTCCCTGATCGCACACACGCAGCAACTGGGGATGACAAGCCGGTTTCTCTGGCCCAGAGCACCATGCTGCCAGAAGATAAAATGCCTGTAGGCAGCGTAACGGTACTCCCGGTTGTCATCCCCAGGCTCTCTAGCTGGCCTCACAACCAGGAGGTCCTCCCTGTACCGCCGGTGAATCCTGAGGTTGTCTTCATCCAGGCAGTACAGGGAGAAGTGAGGCAGCTGGCTCACACAGTAGTTTGGTTCCTCGCCGCAGCACAGCTTCTCCAGATCAGTCGGCATGTCCCTGCACCTACCACATATGCACCATGGCACGTCTGGCATCCCAGCAGGTTGAGGAGCACCATGCTGCTGCTGGTACATCATTAATGCGTCAAACATTAAACCAGGCTCCCTGACAAAGAGTTGGCGGCCTAACTCCCTGTACTCCTCCAGGGTTAATGACTCAAGTAGCTCCTGAAAAAACATAACCATAGCACATTGAGATTCATTACAACCATAGCCCATTGATAGATTGTCcaatataatatgataataaataaaaaatataaagtgCTATGCAAATCAATTGTGAATATTGTTGTTCTTATATTGAACAGGAACAAGTGAATTCACAGTAGCTGCGACCAACATACATGTTCCTCCACTTtatattacaatatatatagGAAATTTGGCATGGAGGTTCAGTACTGTACTCAACCTCTATGCCAAATTTCAAGAAAGGCCGCCTTACTGTGGCCACTTGAGCCTGTAGAGGTTTTGAGGACCAAACCATCAAAAAATACAAACCTCTGTCCGAACCCTTCTCTCCTCTTGCAGCGCCAAGACTCTCTCCCCATCTTCTTCTGCCTGCCTGTTTGCACCACCTCTACCCCTTCCTCTGCCttgccctcttcctcctcttcttccaccTCCTCTGCCACCTTGACCTCTgcctcttctctgtctctggaATACAAGTAGAATCTAATACAAATCCTAATATAGCTATATAAGCTATATAATAGTAGTTACAAATTGCCACATGGATTTATTACACTACCAACAGAGGTGTATCTATCAGGAAACAATCAGGTGGGTGTGGCGCTGTTATAGAACCAGCCAGATTAGTATGACTGGTGTTGATGTTTATATAGTAGGAACCAGTGTCTGCCTTACTTTTCCACCGGCACCAGCCCCCTGGCCTCTCCTGCCTCTCCCTACACCTGGGCTGCCCTCACTAGAGCTGGATGGATTTCCTTCAGGCTGGACAATAAgtagttagctaacatgagcttTCTTAGGCTAACGTAACTAAAACGTCTGAAAATGAATAAACGATCATAATTATAGAAATAACAGGTTCAATCACGAGCATTCGCCATCATATAACGACAGTCAGCTGTTTAGTTAGTGATCTACACATGTTTTACAAGGAGATTGTTACAGTGTGTAAAAGTGTTATAGGGCACACAAGAAAGGATTTAtgatttaataattaataaacgTTACCACGAAAGACTCCTCGCTTGACATCTCTGTTGTTCTCTGTCCGGGTATTTGGCTAACCTGGCAACCAGTAGAATTCAAGGTTGGAGCGAGAGCGGGCGAGTGTGAGTGCAACACCTAGTGGCGGGGAGGAATTAAACTTGTAGCTATCACCTTTAAACTGTTTATTCCAGAGCTCGTCAAGTGTGATGGCTGCAATTCTATTGATGGTAACTGCTGACTGGCACCCGGGACTATCAGTGCATCCACCCAGTGGTCCATTTACTGTCCAACCCAGCATCGTCTTGACAGCAAATGGCCCTCCATCCACACTCCTAATAACCTCCAGGGGCTCCAAAGCACTGGGGACATTTGTGCCTATCAGAATCTCCACATCTGCATCTATTTCTGGCAAGCAGAGATGTTTCAAATGAGGCCATTTTCCCAAGTCCTGCTGTTGTGGGATGTTACTTCTGTCGACAGGCATCTCATGTTGTATGAAGAGCTTTGGTATTTCACAATACACATCACTGTCCAATCCAGCAATTTCCAAATAAGATGCAATACCACTGTCAACAACTTTCTCTTGGCCCATGGTGCGCAAAAGAATCCTTGTTTTCCTCCCAGGGAGTTTTCAGGAAATTCATCTTTTCACTGTGAGCTTTCCTCTCCAATAGAGTGCACGACTCCAATGTGTGTCCACAGCATTTACAGTAGAGGCAAGCCTTCTCAGATCCATCCCCTTTGTTATCTGGTGGAGCcctttttttaactgttgtaACAGTCGTGCCAAAACTGCTCCCCCTAACCTTCGAACGAGGCATGGATTTTGTTCTGCCGCCTTCCTTGACTGCCGCCAGTGTTGGAGCATCCTGTATGTCTCCAAATACAGGGTCCATAGCAATCTTCACTTGACGCTCAATGAAGTTTACAATATCAACAAACATGGCTCTGCGCCGACCCCTTTCCTGTATGTCACAAGCTGTAGTACGCCACTTGTCCCTTAGCTTGTATGGTAGCTTCTTGATCACAGTGAGCATATTTGCTGATGTATTCAAATCACACAGGTTATATACATCCTTCATGGCATTACAACATCCACGTAAGAACAAACTGTATGCTTGTAAAGCCTTTGCATCCTctgatttaaaatattttattcatgtaaGCTGATGCTATTACATGATCATTTCCAAAATGCTCATGAAGCAAAGCCTTTGCTGTGGCATATCCATTTCCATCAGTCATATGTTGACAGCTTCTGACTAACTGTTGGCTGGCTGCCCCCTGGTGTATTGCTCTAGGTAGTGAAGGCAGTCACTCCCATTGTTGGTCTTCAGTTCTATTGTTTGTTCAAATGACTGCATGAAAGCATGATATTGCAGTGGATTGCCATCAAAGATCTGAATGTCCCTTTTTGGCAATGATGCTAGACTTTGTTGATGCACCAGCATTGatgttatttcattttgttcttCCATAATAGACATCATGTTATGTTTACTACTGTTCCTAGAAAGGGGTGCATTCTTGTTTTTCAGATGAGACACTGGGGACGCTGCATAATTTGAGCTGTGATCTGTGGTTTTATTGGCATTGAGGACCCCTGCTGGGTCCTGACAGCTTCTTCAAATTGTTTTGCCTTTGCACCTCCAAATATGCACGGTCCTCTTCCATCCATTTCATCTTCACTTGGTACAAAAGGCTCTGCATGGATATTAAGTCCCTTCTCAAAATAAGACTCCATGCCATCCAGTTTCTTAGAAGAAGAAAGCTGCTCGATCCAGCAGTTCTCAAAACATTTACTTTTGCCATGGATGCAGCTATTTCTGCTTCAAGTTGAAGCTGTTCTTTTCGTTTCCTTATTTGCTCTTCAAGAGCATGTTTTTCCTTGAACAACCTTTGCCGAGCCAGTAAAGCAGCCATTTCAGCCTCAGCTCTGAGGCGTGCAGATGCAGTAGATGAGACATTAGACCTT
This region includes:
- the LOC144462468 gene encoding P2X purinoceptor 7-like, which codes for MFDALMMYQQQHGAPQPAGMPDVPWCICGRCRDMPTDLEKLCCGEEPNYCVSQLPHFSLYCLDEDNLRIHRRYREDLLVVRPAREPGDDNREYRYAAYRHFIFWQHGALGQRNRLVIPSCCVCAIRDRFPDPHGQYTGFVPGR